The DNA window CCCAGGTGCAGCGGGGTTTCGCGCGCCATCAGCACCAGGCGGCGGCGCTCTTTGAGCGCCACGTCGGCGGCGCGGGTGAGCAGGTTGTCTGACAGGCTGTGCGCTACGGAAGCGAGCGTGCGCATGGAGCACGGCGCCACCACCATGCCCGCGCATTGAAACGAGCCGCTGGCAATGCTGGCACCGACATTGCGCGCGTCGTGTGCCTGGTGTGCCAGCGCCTCGACAGCGGGGCGTTCCATGCCCAGCTCGTGGCGCAGCGTGCGCCAGCCGGCGTCCGACACGACCAGGTGCGACTCGGCGCCTGGGCATTCGCGCAGCACCTGCAGCAGGCGCACACCATAGATGGCGCCGCTGGCGCCCGAGATGCCGACGATGATGCGCTGGGGACTGGCCGCTGCGCTGGCCTGGGCCGCGCTCATGCGACCCGCAAGGCGGGTGCGTCCGCCGTGGTGGAGTCCGCAGGGCCGCCGAGCGGATGCGCCAACAGGTCGGCCTGCACTTGCTCCAGCACGGTGTTCGCCTGTGCGGGGTCAAAGTCTTCGTGGCGGCGTTTTTTGACGCCGTATTGCTGCAGCTGGTAATGCCGGTCGGCGGTGATGCCGTGGCGCGAGAGGCAGCCTTGCACGCAGTTGAGCGGGCAACCGTCCAGCGCAATGATGGGGCGGCCCGAGCGCGCGGTGCGCACCAGGCTGGCCACGTCGCCGCCGACACCGGCAATGCACGACATCTCGGCCACACCGGCACGGTCCAGGCGCAGCGCGACATGGTTGGCCAGCTGCGCGGCGCTGGAGCAGCCCGAGCAGGAATACACCAGGGGACGGGGATCGGCGGCGCTGCTCATGGCTGGGCGCCGGGATAGAGTGGGTCGGCGGCGCGCGTGCCGGGGCGCAGCTTCGCCAGGCGCGAGAGCACCTGGCGCGGCGCCCACTGCTGCAGGTCGAGCACGGGCAGCTCCAGTGCGTCGAGCGTGTTCTTCACCACCAAGCCCAGCTCGGTGTCGCCTTCCATGACCAGGCGGCGGTTGAAGAACAGCGTGTCGGGGTCTTGCTGGCGCTGTGCGAGCAGCAAAAAATCGTGTGCGCTGGCACTGATACACAGGTCGGTTTCCATCTGGCGGGCGCGGGGAGCAAAGGCGCCGCCTGTCCAGGTGAAGTCAAAAGTGACGTGTGCATCGCGCACCTGGATGCGCAGGCGTTTGTTCAGCAGCATCTCGCCCACATCACGCGGCAACTGGCGCGCCACCCCCAGGTTGAGCGCGGTAACCAGCAGGAGCGAGCCCGGATACGCCGGCAGCCGCCCGGTAAGCGCCGCCAGCGGTGCGGGCAGGGTGAAGGGGGTGGGGGCGTTCATGGCGTTCCTTTGCTGTGGATGTATTGCATCACATTTGATAGCTGCTTGCGCTTTACCAGTATGCGTTAGAGGTGGTTTTCGCTTGTATTTTCAATGGTGTCAGAAGGGACTTCAGGTTGCAACCATTGCCTCGGCATCCACCAGATCCAGCCCGGGCAGGCCGTGCCAATAGCCGTTGCAGCTCTGGTCAGGCACCAGGGGCTGTAGTTGCGTGCGCGCTTCGTGCGGCGCCAGGGTGCCCCGGCGCACGGCATCAAACAGGGCGACGATGGCACCCGTGTGCTGCGCCTGCGGGCTGATGCGCGCCACGGCGACGCCCATGCGTTGCATGCGCGGCAGTTCGTCGATCAGGTTGTGCACGCGGGCCGATTGCGTCTGGATGCCGTTGAGTACCAGAAAGTCCTCGCTCTCGCGCGTCTTGAGCATCAGGCCGTCGGGATGGTCCATGCAGGCGAACTGG is part of the Simplicispira sp. 125 genome and encodes:
- a CDS encoding UbiX family flavin prenyltransferase, giving the protein MSAAQASAAASPQRIIVGISGASGAIYGVRLLQVLRECPGAESHLVVSDAGWRTLRHELGMERPAVEALAHQAHDARNVGASIASGSFQCAGMVVAPCSMRTLASVAHSLSDNLLTRAADVALKERRRLVLMARETPLHLGHLRNMVSVTEMGAIVCPPVPAFYLHPQSIADIVDASVARVLDLLGVAHALNKRWEGLALPTN
- a CDS encoding putative zinc-binding protein, yielding MSSAADPRPLVYSCSGCSSAAQLANHVALRLDRAGVAEMSCIAGVGGDVASLVRTARSGRPIIALDGCPLNCVQGCLSRHGITADRHYQLQQYGVKKRRHEDFDPAQANTVLEQVQADLLAHPLGGPADSTTADAPALRVA
- a CDS encoding SCP2 sterol-binding domain-containing protein, which codes for MNAPTPFTLPAPLAALTGRLPAYPGSLLLVTALNLGVARQLPRDVGEMLLNKRLRIQVRDAHVTFDFTWTGGAFAPRARQMETDLCISASAHDFLLLAQRQQDPDTLFFNRRLVMEGDTELGLVVKNTLDALELPVLDLQQWAPRQVLSRLAKLRPGTRAADPLYPGAQP